GCTCCTGCGGCAGTGGCCGCCCTGGGCTTTCTGCCCAAGGCCTGGAAAAAAAAGCTGTTCGCCAAGCATATCTTCACCCATGTGGAGTGGCACATGACCGGGTATACCCTGGAGGTGGAGGGCGACGGACCGCCGGATTTCGTCTGGGTCAACCGTGCCGCGCTGGAGGAGCACGCAGTTCCCTCGGCCTTCGCCCGCTACTACGCCGAGGCCATAGACCATCTGCCCTAACCTCGGGCGGAGTCTGCGCAAAGGAGGAGACAATGGTGGGATTTTTACGAGGGCTGCTGCTGGTGCTGATGCTGCTGGCCCGTCTGCTGCCCTTTCTCATTGTGGCGGCGCTGCTGATTTTTCTGTGGCGGCGCTCCGTTCGCAAGCGCAGGGGGCCGGACTTTCAGGGGCCGGTATATACCGTGGACTACAAGGTGGTAGACGAGGATGAGGGGTCTCAGGACCCGCCATCCGACTGCCACCCATAGGGAGGTTTTCCATGCCATTTTGGAAAAAAGGCGAAGACCCCTGGGACCTTCAGCCGGAAGCAGGCGCAAAGCCGGGGATGACCTCCGCGCAGGACACGCCCACGCTTTTTGAGGAGCTGCGGGATTGGAACGAAGCTCGAAGGGAGCGAAAGACCCAGCGAGAAACACCACCACCCGCCACAGCCTGTCCCTGGTGCGGACAGGATATGGAGACGGGCTGGATCGCCGGCGGTCGGGACGGCATTCAGTGGTGGTCCGGTTGGCCGCCGCGCTCTTTGGTCGATGAGACGCCGATCCGGGTGGACCATGAGGGGACGCTGCTGCGCCGGTATAAGGTCGCTTTTCTCTGCCGGAGCTGCCGGCGGATGGCGCTGGAGTTTCCGGAGGCGGTCCTGCATCCGTCATGGGACATTCCGTCCCCTCAAGTGGAGGACGCGCCATGATCTGCCGTCTTTGTCCCCGGGAGTGCGGCGCGGAACGGACGGAGGGCCTTGCCGGCGGCATCTGCGGCCAGCCCAGTCTTCCAGTGGCCGCCAGGGCCATGCTCCACCGGTGGGAAGAGCCATGTCTTGTGGGTGTACACGGCGCCGGAGCGGTATTTTTTTCCGGCTGCAATCTTCGCTGCTGCTTCTGCCAGAACGGGCCTATCTCCCAAGGCGGCATAGGAAAACCCTTGACTGCCCCTCACCTGCGGGAAATTTTTCAAAAGCTGGTGGACCTGGGTGCCGCATGCTTGGACCTGGTGACGCCCACCCATTTCACGCCTGTCATTCTGGAGGCCCTGGGGGACGTGCCCTGGCCGGTACCCGTGGTGTGGAACTGCAGCGGATATGAAAAGCCCGACACCCTGCGGCTGCTGGAAGGGCGTGTCCAGGTATATCTGCCGGATTTGAAGTACGCTCTGCCGGAGCCTGCCCGGACTTATTCCTCTGCAGCGGACTATTTTGACTGGGCCAGTGCTGCAATCCTGGAGATGTTCCGTCAAACGGGCCCCTACCGGATGGAGGCGGGACAACTGAAATCCGGGGTTCTGATCCGTCATCTGGTGCTGCCGGGGGAGCTGGAGAACACCCGCCGTGTCATCGACTGGGTGTCGGAGACCTTCCGCCCCGGAGACGTGCTCTTTTCCCTCATGAGCCAGTATACTCCCCAACCCGGTGCCACAGGAAAGCTCAGCCGCAAAGTAACGGCCGCTGAGTACCGGTCGGCAGCGGCTTATCTTAGAAACTGCGGCATCCGCGACGGCTACACCCAGGAGCGCACCTCTGCCCAGGAAGAGTACACGCCGGAATTTGACCTCAGCGGGCTTTAACGCTGCTTCCGTCATCCGGGGGGATTGTGTGTATCGCTAAAACGTGCGCCGCCTTTTGGGCGGCGCACGTTTTGGCGTTATTTAGTTCGCCGGCGTTCTCTGTCTGCCGGAGTTACAGCTCTTCCCAGAGCGCGGCTCTGCACTCCGCCAGCGCCCGGCACTCCAGCTCCCGGACAAAGGCCTCCTTACCGTCGCAGTATCCCTCAATATCATAGGGGTATCGTGCGGCCAGAGCCCGCTTGAGCGCGGCATAAGCCATCCGCGCCTCCTCGTGGGCGCGAAGGTAGTCCCGCACCGCCAGGTGGCGAACGATGTTTTCAGTATCTCCCGCCTGAAAGATATGCATCTGGTGGGTCCGCTCGTCCCCTCCCTTGCGCAAGTACCGCCGTCCTGGAATTCCGAACTCCCCCAAGTACTCATAGCCCAAGGCGCGCAGGGCCTCCGCCCGCGCATCCACGGCCCCCAGCCGCTGTACCACCGGCATCAGGTCCACGATGGGCTTGGCGTCCAGCCCCTCCACCGCGGTGCTCCCGATGTGGTAGACCCGGAGGCAGTTCTCCCCCAGGGCGGCCTTCACAGCTTCGCTCTCCCGGCGGAACACCTCTGCCCAGGCCGGCTGGTACGGCACCACCACGACATGCTGCGGCATGACCTCTCCCCCTTTCCCAAGTTTCAGCATAGCACAGGGGACGGTCCGGAGCAAGCCTTGACCTGCCGCCCGGATTGGGGTACAATAGGGGCACAATCTCTGCAAAGGAGGGGTCCCATGCCCAGCGTCTCCGTCATTGTCCCAGTCTACCAGGCGGAAGAATTTCTGAACGCCTGCGTGGCGAGCGTGACCGCCCAGACCTTTTCCGACTGGGAATTGCTGTTGGTTGACGACGGCTGCACCGACGCCTCCCCCGCCCTGTGCGACGCCTGCGCTGCGGCGGACAGCCGGGTGCGGGTAATCCATAAACAGCAAAACGCTGGGGTCAGCGAGGCGCGAAACACCGGCCTGCGGGAAGCCCAAGGGACGTGCATCGCCTTTCTGGACGCAGATGACCGTCTGGAACCCACAGCTCTGGAGACTCTGTGGCGACTCCGAGAGGAGTCCGGCGCGGACACGGCAGGCTGCGCCCACCTCAACTGGACGCCGGACGGCGCCACCACGCCGGAGCTGTTGCTGCCTGCCGGCGTGTACGACCATCCGGACATTCTGCGGCATATCGTCTACCCCCTGCTGGGTGAGCGGCTTCGGATGCCGGTCTTCAATGGCTTCATCTGGCGCTATCTCTTTTCCGCCGATATCCTCCAGCG
This genomic window from Pusillibacter faecalis contains:
- a CDS encoding PF20097 family protein translates to MPFWKKGEDPWDLQPEAGAKPGMTSAQDTPTLFEELRDWNEARRERKTQRETPPPATACPWCGQDMETGWIAGGRDGIQWWSGWPPRSLVDETPIRVDHEGTLLRRYKVAFLCRSCRRMALEFPEAVLHPSWDIPSPQVEDAP
- a CDS encoding radical SAM protein → MICRLCPRECGAERTEGLAGGICGQPSLPVAARAMLHRWEEPCLVGVHGAGAVFFSGCNLRCCFCQNGPISQGGIGKPLTAPHLREIFQKLVDLGAACLDLVTPTHFTPVILEALGDVPWPVPVVWNCSGYEKPDTLRLLEGRVQVYLPDLKYALPEPARTYSSAADYFDWASAAILEMFRQTGPYRMEAGQLKSGVLIRHLVLPGELENTRRVIDWVSETFRPGDVLFSLMSQYTPQPGATGKLSRKVTAAEYRSAAAYLRNCGIRDGYTQERTSAQEEYTPEFDLSGL
- a CDS encoding GrpB family protein, translating into MPQHVVVVPYQPAWAEVFRRESEAVKAALGENCLRVYHIGSTAVEGLDAKPIVDLMPVVQRLGAVDARAEALRALGYEYLGEFGIPGRRYLRKGGDERTHQMHIFQAGDTENIVRHLAVRDYLRAHEEARMAYAALKRALAARYPYDIEGYCDGKEAFVRELECRALAECRAALWEEL
- a CDS encoding glycosyltransferase; the encoded protein is MPSVSVIVPVYQAEEFLNACVASVTAQTFSDWELLLVDDGCTDASPALCDACAAADSRVRVIHKQQNAGVSEARNTGLREAQGTCIAFLDADDRLEPTALETLWRLREESGADTAGCAHLNWTPDGATTPELLLPAGVYDHPDILRHIVYPLLGERLRMPVFNGFIWRYLFSADILQRENVTFEGAYLEDELFLMEYFCHAQRLAVTEQPLYRYLINPNSATHKYMRDFVQTFQRFMERKSALAERFSLEAACPQWRENSHWAGLLIAIGNEYAPGNDKPLRARQQAIEDLCRRPEIAEAISGLVPEGLSANKQLVARLVRGGHFFILTQLYRLKNRM